A stretch of Ipomoea triloba cultivar NCNSP0323 chromosome 11, ASM357664v1 DNA encodes these proteins:
- the LOC115996675 gene encoding BON1-associated protein 2-like: MMSRTLEVTVISGEDLRVSRSLPVKKNAFVTVRADSGDAQNTGMEKQGGEGYVAWNQKLTVHLPMHAHYLTLEVQCKTFSGKKCIGVARIPTSDFVGGMLPENYLHFLSYRLRDSHGERNGIINISIVVKEPAITRVTDYSRPCTGVHLPVPVPNSGAVTGIPVWTTW; encoded by the coding sequence ATGATGTCACGGACATTAGAGGTAACGGTGATATCCGGGGAAGATCTCCGGGTGAGCCGATCGCTTCCGGTGAAGAAGAACGCTTTTGTGACAGTGAGGGCCGACTCAGGCGACGCTCAAAACACGGGGATGGAGAAACAAGGCGGAGAAGGCTATGTTGCATGGAACCAAAAGCTAACGGTGCACTTGCCCATGCATGCACATTATCTAACGCTGGAAGTTCAGTGCAAGACGTTTTCCGGCAAGAAATGTATTGGCGTGGCAAGAATTCCGACATCGGATTTCGTGGGAGGAATGCTGCCGGAGAATTACTTGCACTTCCTGAGTTATAGGCTGAGGGATAGCCACGGTGAGAGGAATGGGATTATTAATATTTCTATTGTAGTGAAGGAACCAGCCATTACCCGGGTCACTGATTATTCACGACCGTGTACGGGGGTGCACCTGCCCGTGCCCGTGCCCAACTCTGGGGCTGTAACCGGTATCCCTGTGTGGACAACCTGGTAG